GTCGCACACAAACATGACCACGCGGTCGTGCGACTTCAAGTGGGTCTTCAAGTTGCTGTTTTGCTTGAAGGCCTTGCCACAGATGTGGCATACAAACTGGAACGTCAACCACGAGAGAACCAGCTCGTGTTCAAGCATTGCATGGGTCTTCAAGACATCCCACTTGAGAAATGGTTCATCGCAACTTGGGCACCGATAGACTGGGCTGCTTCTCTTATAGACGTCTGTAGCTTCGCCAGTGCCCACGCTCGCCTCGTCTGCGCGTCGTTCCCCAGTGGTGTGCTTGGGTGGTGGCGAAGGAGAATCCCGCGCGTCACTGTGTCGTGGCTGTTGTGAAGGCGACGAGCCATTCTCGCAGCTACGCCGGCGGGGCCTCCCACGACTGTTGGAGGCATTCTTGTTTCCACGTGATCGCAGGTGAACACGCCAGTCATTCCTCATTCTTTTTGGGGCAGTGCTGGGCCGGGCAGTTGAATCGGTGCTTTCACCTTCGCTGCTCGACCAGCCATCCACCCGTTCCTTCTCGGATGACCACTTGGACACATGGGCCACGGCATCCCGGTTTTCTTCCGACAGCTCAGGCGCCGAGCCATCGTGTTGGCTGGCGACATGTGCCGCCAGCTGTGCCTCCTCTCGAAATCTCTTCCCGCAAACACTGCACCTGCAGAAGTCGCCACAGCTCTTGGCGTGCATGTCCAGGCGCTCCTTGTTGTAAAACAGGCGTTTGCACGTGGGACAGCAGTGGAGCTCGTTGCCGTCGTGCAGCCTCAGATGGCGTTGCAAGTTATACTTCTGCGGAAAGGTGCGTTCACACGTCTCGCATCGGTACACGCAGTCGGTGCGATGCGTTCGCTCGTGTGCACTGCGTGTGGCGACGCGCCGGAAAGTTGCGGGGCACGTGGGGCTCGCGCGGCAGCGGTACGTCACCGAGTCTGCCGTGCGATGTGTGGCGGCGTGATTGCGCAGCGTGGCCGCCGTCGCAAACGTGCACGAGCACAAGTGGCACTTGTAGGGCTGCTCCAGCGTGTGCGAGCGGGCGTGCTGGTCCAGCTCGAATGGCGTGCAGAAGGCCTTGTCGCAATCCGTGCAGGCGTACGGCTTGCACTGCTCGTGACGGCGCACGTGGATCTCCAGGTCTCGGGCTGTGCCCAATGCCTTGGGGCACAGGGGGCACCTGCAACGGAAGTTGTCTTCAGGAGGCTTCTGGCAAATAAGTTTGGCCAAAAAAAAGCTTTACGCGACGAGACCAAGGTTAAAGAAGACAACAAAAAGGGAACAACAGCTCCACACGAAGACAAGTGATCGATAGACAAAGGTTTAGCTTGTCCATATGCAAAGAGAACGAGAAGCGCTTCCTTGCCCGCTTCGCGATAGCACCGACCGACTTGTTTCGATCTACTGCTGCAAAACAACAGCAAATGCTAGGCAAACACCCCCATTGTAACACAATTACCGTGCATGGAATACTGCGTTACCGAGTGCATAAATCTGAGCAACTGGGTTGGTGGCACAGACTAACGAAACAAGACACGCAGCTATTATTGCAGTGACTATAACaatattctacttatctgctggtgTAATGAGTCTGCAGTAATACAAATGACGACATGCAAGTGCCTTTTgttctatatacagggtgtttcagcgaacactttaaaaaatgtttgaaggttgcctgtggcagatagctcaattctagttcatgTGCTGGTCTACACGAAGAGGGGGACATTccttgcagaaaaaattgaaatcTGTAATCgagtaattaacaaaaaaaagatCAATAAGTTTATAACTAATTACctcatggcccatattgcaattaacAAATTCTAGCCCTGGAGTTCGCagggcagatccacttggaacgaattctcaggaggacacctgtttcgagatattaattcctgaactttgtggagaaatgcattggtgttccagttactttcttaacaaaacattgttttatgcattgatccataaaagtaactaaCATTTTATGCAGTGGCATTTACAATGATGAAATAGCACCTATAGCATAGAGCCTGGACCAAAATTAAGTTGCAGAAGCGTGGCACTTCTTTCTTGTAAATGTCTCGCATGCTTGCTGCCATCATTCGCTTTTCAGATGCCCCATCATCAGGCTTGCAGTGCCTGTGCGGGTCAGGCATGTAGATGGTGACAGGGCTCGAGATTAAGTAGTATGCTCACTTGAAATGCGGCTGCAAGATAGTAAAGTAATTCTGGCCTATATAATTTGCAAGTACACTTGAAATTTCCTCAAATTGTGACTGTGCCACACCAAGACATTAAAATTTATATTTAGCGAAAAACCCACTAAGATGGCAACAGAACATCCACAAACACTTACTTGTACTTTTGTTTCTTTGGAGAACTGCTTTTTGTTGCCTCCACACGTGAGCCGGAACTGACGCTTTCCTGGTCATCACTGTAGCTGTAGTCAGCAcctatatttttttgtttatgaAACTTTATTGGTACCACTAAGTTttgaaaagagggagagaaaaaaagaaagaggcattgGACTAGCTAGCAGGCACATAACAATTCACAATATGCAGGACTGGATGGTAAGACCTTGACACAAATAAGCTTTTTTCAAAAGTTGAGAATGCTTCTTCCGAATAATTTGTGGGAAGCCCTTAGGGCAAAAATGTTCTGCAATCCGTCTTTCACACATATAAGAAAAGCGAGCAAACAGCAGCCGATATCGAAGAAAGGTCTGCTTGGGCGCATTAGTGTGCCATGTGCCTTGTTTTTTGGACCGCATTTGCTCTGGGATCAGCCCATGTGTTTCACTGAGTAGAGCCACACTTCCGGTTTTAGGTGTGTGCAGTTTGAATGAATGCATCTGGACTCCTTTTCGATCATTTTACACCAATTACTGCTCCGTACATAGCTAGCTTGCTGCGTCTTTTTCATTCAGAGCGTCATTTTGAAGCCTTTTTCATTGTGCTACATGCGCTTCAAAGCCTCAAACGCCTTAGTTTCATGAAAGTGGTCAGAGAGTAGCGGCCAGATTCCACAAACCCTTAATCAATCTGACGCTGCCAAAGAAGAACTTGTTTTCAGAAGCATATATCGTAAAAGAACTTGCAGCTGGGCTAGCTGGCAATCAATGTTGGGAAGAGCTTCAAAGCACAAGAAAACATACCGACATGCATCTGCTCACACAAACACCTAAGGCAGGGCCCCCTTTTCTTCACACAAGTGCACTTGTGAAAGAGGGCATCCTTCCTTGGGTGTTTGTGGGGGATATGTAAGTATGTGCATATATGTGTTTCTTTTTCGCTATGAAGCTTTTACCAAGATGCAAAAAGCAGCTGTGAACAGAATGAAAGTTCCCAAATGTCCttgtcacggtgcggcattattcgatttggcgaagcaccgatcaacgggtGCCAAAAGGTTGTGGAAATATGGACTGGCGAGCAAGACAGTTATTGCCGGCCGCTCGGGCAAGTAgccgaaagaagtcgaaggcaggtttagagattattgtcttgtagtcggcgcgactgtggcaccccgacagctttttgtaggaatccgtGTGTCACCAGCACGACCGTGATGgcccgacagctttttgtaggaacccctgtgtattctctgcctcGCCCATGCATCGAGAAGCTTACTAAAAAGGCAGGGGTGTGAATACTCCAAAATATGTCGCGTCTCTGTGCAAACCtgtgtccacgaattgctgacagtgtatgtgtgtCAACAGGTTCTTTAATAGGCGCCCAATGAACAAGCGCTTTTGGATTTTTCCCCCATTAAAATGTGCCTACCGTGGCCTGGATTTCATCCTGCCCCCTTCGACGTGGCATCATAACACCAAATCCATTAGGCCACCATAGTGTGAGACTACAGCACACAAGTGGAAAAGGATACAAAAGagtaaaataaatataaacacaaaCTTCAAACTATAGGTTTTTTGTAGTTAATTAGCCTCAAATAATACCCCTATGTAATTACTCTTTCAGGGAATTGCATAGGGATGAATAAAACGCCATCTAAGAGCACAGTTACAAAGGTGTCATAGTCTGCAATATGCCCTGGAAATCTGTTCCATTCGCTGGCTGTTGAACGAAGAAATGAGAACGGCATACAGTTTCAGCAAAAAGCTCTTCAACTTTGTTGCCATGATCAATGCAGGCAAATACATGTTTTTCAGAAGTAATTAGATCAGCTGTGTAGTTGGTTGGATTATAAGAGAGTTTGTGGAAAAATGTGAGGCGGAAAATTTTTGCCCAAGGCTCTTTTATAACGAAAATACTTGAACGAGATCAATAATATTTTGCAATGAAATGAGCCACCTTGGTCTAGAGAGAGATTAACCTATTAATCAAGTGGGATTGGTGGGGACTCCAAATGCAtgaggcatactcaagttttgaGCGCATAGGCGAGTATAGGTGAGAAGCTTTGTGTTCTGGTCAGCATGACGTAACGTGCAACAAATAAAACAGCATTTTATATAACAGTGTTTTGTATGTTTCAGTGAAGATGCTGCCAATATGAAATCACCAGGAAAGCTATGGAAAGAGGCAGACACCCTTGCTATTTAAAATTGTCTACATGTTCAACAGTATCATTGTTTATGGCATACAAATACAATATGCCAATGTGAGTGCTAAATCACTGAACCTCGATATAACTTTTGAGATTTTTCTTCTAGGCACCGTAGCTTATTTTTACATATTTtgcttatatatacatatattattatttatttatttatttcaatactgccagtctctttatcgagaccatagcaggtgggcatattgTTACAATGTAAGCGTTGATACAACATTATTCATAGAACATGTGAATACGAAGTACAATAAACTCGATACGCTACATGTAGCTACACAGTACAGTCTGGAAaaatacaaaatgcaaaaaaaagacatCGTTTCATGCATGTAATTAGTGAAGTCAGCTATAACAATAAAACATGTTATAAATACAATAAATTGTCATTCAATACAATCTCATGAAATATAAATGCAACACAACCATTTACAACCTAACAGTGCATAACTTAATACaatctaacataacataacataagagATAGatctaaacaatgtaaaaaacaaatTTGCATAAGACTAAAATATTTCTAGCAGTCATTCCTTATTCTTTTCTATCATGTTACTAAAAATTGAAGGCGAGTCTATATCAGCTATTGCTGAGTCGAGGTGGTTCCACTCCCTAACAGCAGTAGGGAAAAAGAGTATCTAAATGTGTCCGTTTTACAAGGGTACTCAACTAACATTTTATTATGCTTATGACGTGAAATACGGGACGTAGAGAAAGTGATGTATTTTGAAGAATTTATGTTAAAGCGGTTGTGCAACAGGTTGTGTATGAATTTTAGCCGAGCTTGCTGTGCTCTGTTTACCAGTGTGTCCATTCCGGATGAAGCCAGGAGTTCTGTGGGCGAGTCAGTGGTTTTGTACTTGTTGTGAATAAACCGTATTGCTTTCCTTTGAACTTTTTCCACTTCGGCTATGTTTGTCTTTGTGTGAGGAAACCAAACCGTGTTGGCGTATTCTAGTACTGGCCGCACAAAGGTTTTATAGCATAGCAGTTTGATATGACTGGGCGCAGATTTCAGGGACCTTTTAAGGAAGAAAAGCTTACGGGTGGCTGCTGAAGTGATGTTGGCAATGTGCTTATTCCACTTCAAGTCTGATGCTAGAGTCAGTCCTAGATACTTGTGTTGCTGAACATTAGTTAGGGGTGTACCATTGAGAAGGTAGGTGAATCCTGGCTTAATCTTCTTTGTTGTTACTACCATTGTCACTGATTTCTTGATGTTGATTGACATTTGCCATTGTTCACACCAGGCATTTATCTCGTTAAGGCATCTGTTCAAAGTAAGGTGATCTTCATAActtcttatttctttatatataatgcaatcatctgcaaaaagctttatgCTGCATGCTATGTTATTGACgatatcattgatgtaaattaaaAATAGTAAGGGCCCCAAGACCGACCCCTGGGGAACGCCAGATGTGACAGGAACTGTATCAGATGATGCTTCATCATGGAAAACGAACTGTGAGCGTTGTGATAAAAAATCCCTAGTCCAGGCTGTAATGCTTCCATTTCCAATAATTGACTCCAATTTTGCAATTAGCTTGTTGTGACACACACAGTCGAATGCTTTgctaaaatctagaaatattatATCTGTTTGACCGCGGTTGTCAATAGTCTGTGCTAGGTCATGTATAACTTCAGTCAATTGTGTTACTGTTGACATCCCGtgccgaaatccatgctggttgGCTGTTAGTATGCCATTCTCTTCAAAATATGTTGTTAGGTGTTTTAaaattatatgctctagtatcttGCACGATGTACtagttagtgatatcggtctgtagttggAAGGAGAGCTTGTGTCACCTGATTTATGGATTGGTATTATCTTTGcttttttccagtcatctggcacACGTCCGGTTGAAAGTGATATGCGATAGATAATGCCAAGATACCTGCTGCACCATTCTGCGTATCGCTTTAAGAATTCGTTCGGGACGTCGTCAGGGCCACTAGATTTTTTCGTGTCTAATCCGAGTAGGAGGTTAAAGATTCCTGAGTCAGTTATGTTTAGTGAGCCGATGGCGAAACGTGTAGGAATTATTGGGGGGACAAACCCGTTATCTGCAGTAAATACCGATTGGAAGTACTTGTTGTATGCATTAGCTTGAGAAACTTTCTCATCGTGGGGTCGTTCTGGCGTGATTACTTTGCGTGCACGGAAGTGATTCCAAAATCTGTGGGGATTACTTTTTACGAAGTTAGGCAGGGTAgtattaaaatattcttttctgGAGTGGCTTAGTTTGACTTTAAGTTCTGCCTTGGCAGTAATCAATTTTGATGTCTCAAGTGATTGATTTTTAGTCTTCTTCAAAGACCGACGTAACCTTTTCACTTTTCGTTTGGCATGAATTACCTCACGCGTTACCCATGGGTTGTATTTGCGCGGTTTTCTTGTTTTTAACGATATAAATTGTTCAATGCAGTCATGTATTACTGTCTTAAACTTAATCCAGAGGGAATTTGCGTCTGCCGAAGGTTTGCAAGCCATTTCCGCAAAATCCGTGAATTCATGTGCCATGTACGTCAAAATACTGGCGTCGTCCGACTTCGCAAAGTCGATAACGGTGCTTTCTAAAGACCTTTTTTGTATGCTAAACGACAGAGGTAGGTGACATATTGGAATATCGTGGTCGGATATACCTTCAACAATACTAGTGTGTATTTTGTTTACAAAGAAGTGATCAGAGAGTAGTATTAGATCGAGTATATTACTTGCAGTACCGCGTGAGCGTGTTGGTTGATCAACTACTTGTTGTAGGTTGAAGTTGAGCATTAAATCAATTAGTGCTTCTGAAGTACGTGATGAGTATTGCATTTTCTTCCAGTTAATTTCTGGAAGGTTAAAGTCCCCCATGATGATAATTCTTAGGCTGTGAGCGTGGCACTGCAGAAACTCATGTATGTTCTTTATGACGCTTTCGTCCGAGTCAGGACTTCGGTAAACGCAGCCTACAATTATGGCAGTGTTGTTGCAGGTAATTCTGCAGAACACGGCCTCAGCATCACTCACATTTGGCAACGGTTCGTATGGGAGGGATTTCTTTATTAGCAGTGCCACGCCACCACcacgtgtctgtctgtcttttcgaATGGCGGAGTAATCGGGAGGCACAAATTCGTGATTTAAAACAGCCGAGggaagccacgtttcagttatcgcTACTATGTCTGGATTATGTTCAAAGAGTAGATTTTCAAGCGCGTCAGTCTTATTTAAAATGCTTCTCGCGTTTACGTTCAATAACGTCAGTTCTTTGACTGCGCTTGGCTTCGCGTGATTGGACGCTTTGCTCCTACGTTTTTTTTAAGTAAAACTCTCTCCCCCTTGTCCTCGTCCCAAGCGAAAACTTGGTCATTAATGTAAAGCTTGTCTAATGACAAAGAAACCCTGTCATGGTTTTCTCGGTTTTCCTTGGCGCTATTCCACAGCAGTTTCCTGATTTCTCGAGTTCTTTTACAGAAGTCTTCCCCGATAGAGAAACCTGTGTTTTTTAGCTTGCGCCCTTTTCCTAATATTATAGATTTCTGTCTAGAATCCAGAAGCTTAAAGATTACTGGTCTTATCTTGTTATGCGCTGGTTTACCGAGACGATGAATTCGCTCTATAGCAATAGGCTGCAAGCCAAGCGTGTCCTGTATAATGGTGTTATTTACGGTTTGTTCAAGCTTTTCACTGTTTTCGCCTTCTGCTTCCGTCAGGCCGTATACTATTAGGTTTGACCGTCTACTCTGGTTTTCCAAGTCGTCCATTCGTTTTTCCATTTTCCTTGCACTCTCATGAATGTCTTGTATTTGGCTTACGCATGAGGTTATCGTCGACTCCAGGCATGACAGAGCATCTAGTTTTTTATCTATACTGGCAAGCCGTCCTTCTTTAATTTCCTTGATATCGGCTGCAACTTCCTTCAACTGCTTTACGATTTGCGCTAGATCAGGACCTGGATTGCTCTCAATGTCTCCCGGACCTCGATTGCTCTCAAGCACCTCAATTATGCAATTGAGGTGCCTTTGGATTGGAATACacttatgtgtttttttttctgttatgctTGTCATTTGCATGTAGTTCATGTTTGATATGAATTTGTATATACTTGCACACTTGTCCTTTTTTCAGTGTTATTTATGATCTTTGTGTATTTCTGCTCAACTTGTTCTCTTATATTTGTTATACTTTTTGAATGTATGTCAATGTCATGATATTGCTTTATTTTGCTGCCATATCGTAATTCCTCTCTCCACTTAACCTTGACTGGAGGCCCCAATATAGTGTTTAACTAAGGCACCCCCTTTTGTATTTCATATCTATCAAAACTTGTAACCACTTTTAAGCAATAAACTTATTAAGGGTCCCGTTAGTGTCATTGAGTTACGGCACACTCGTCCATTTGTTATTGCACTACCTTGTTGTAACTTTTCAATGAACCTAATAAATATTCTGATTCTGTAAACGAAGTCGGTAATATCCACATTTTACATCATTAGATCAAAATTTTGTTAAACTAAAATTGCaccttttatgcaagtaagtacCGCTGCTGATGGATTTTTCTTGCATACAATTTCTTGCAAAGACAATATTCTTGAATTTTAGAGTCTGCAACCAAAGACACCATTTCATGCTGTGTCGTTATCTTTACATTAGCAGTACAAAGCAAAGCCATGCCATCCACTCCACTGCCGTGGCTATATCCAATTCCAATATATCCAATATCCTTGGTTATATCCAAGATGCCCGCACCCTCTGACGCAAAATAAATATTCTTCCAATTGAAATATTTCTTGAATTAacttttaaactaattactttatggcacatactgCAAATTTCTCtccattgcaatatgtgccataaattaGTTCAAAAGTTAAtttgggaaacattttaattagacaacagggagaggcctttgtcttgcagtgggcataaaaataggctgatgatgatcatcgGGACATACTGCAATTTGCCATTTGTGGCAGGTGACTTCAAaagtcatatccacttggaacaaaggCTGAGGAGGACACTAGTTTTCAGATATGCATTCCAACAGTTCTTGaagtgcattggtgttccagtaaaTTTTTATCTTCCATGCATAAAAACACAtcttgttaaaaaagtaagtggaacagcacTGCATTTTTACCACAATTGACTGCGCTTACCTGCAAAGTGGTGCTACTTtgaaaatttatttcaagtggatgtgccttgtgaaATTACTGGCTTCAATTCGTGTATTGCAATACATGTGCTAAAGTA
The sequence above is drawn from the Dermacentor andersoni chromosome 7, qqDerAnde1_hic_scaffold, whole genome shotgun sequence genome and encodes:
- the LOC126535344 gene encoding uncharacterized protein isoform X1, which gives rise to MAMVPIKFHKQKNIGADYSYSDDQESVSSGSRVEATKSSSPKKQKYKCPLCPKALGTARDLEIHVRRHEQCKPYACTDCDKAFCTPFELDQHARSHTLEQPYKCHLCSCTFATAATLRNHAATHRTADSVTYRCRASPTCPATFRRVATRSAHERTHRTDCVYRCETCERTFPQKYNLQRHLRLHDGNELHCCPTCKRLFYNKERLDMHAKSCGDFCRCSVCGKRFREEAQLAAHVASQHDGSAPELSEENRDAVAHVSKWSSEKERVDGWSSSEGESTDSTARPSTAPKRMRNDWRVHLRSRGNKNASNSRGRPRRRSCENGSSPSQQPRHSDARDSPSPPPKHTTGERRADEASVGTGEATDVYKRSSPVYRCPSCDEPFLKWDVLKTHAMLEHELVLSWLTFQFVCHICGKAFKQNSNLKTHLKSHDRVVMFVCDICGLGFTLKHHYKRHRANKHYED
- the LOC126535344 gene encoding uncharacterized protein isoform X2; its protein translation is MASADYSYSDDQESVSSGSRVEATKSSSPKKQKYKCPLCPKALGTARDLEIHVRRHEQCKPYACTDCDKAFCTPFELDQHARSHTLEQPYKCHLCSCTFATAATLRNHAATHRTADSVTYRCRASPTCPATFRRVATRSAHERTHRTDCVYRCETCERTFPQKYNLQRHLRLHDGNELHCCPTCKRLFYNKERLDMHAKSCGDFCRCSVCGKRFREEAQLAAHVASQHDGSAPELSEENRDAVAHVSKWSSEKERVDGWSSSEGESTDSTARPSTAPKRMRNDWRVHLRSRGNKNASNSRGRPRRRSCENGSSPSQQPRHSDARDSPSPPPKHTTGERRADEASVGTGEATDVYKRSSPVYRCPSCDEPFLKWDVLKTHAMLEHELVLSWLTFQFVCHICGKAFKQNSNLKTHLKSHDRVVMFVCDICGLGFTLKHHYKRHRANKHYED